The following coding sequences are from one Canis lupus baileyi chromosome 19, mCanLup2.hap1, whole genome shotgun sequence window:
- the ZNF358 gene encoding zinc finger protein 358 isoform X5, whose translation MRRSVLVRNPGHKGPRPTYEELDSDSEDLDPNPEELDPVCEDPEPDPEDLNTVSEDVDPSYEDLEPVSEDLDPDADPDAEAPSSISATRDSDPQDLDPMSSSFDLDPDVIGPVPLVLDPNNEPLSPTESPDLDPLSSGLTATPEVLTPSPAVLPAPASPPRPFSCPDCGRAFRRSSGLSQHRRTHSGEKPYRCPDCGKSFSHGATLAQHRGIHTGARPYQCAACGKAFGWRSTLLKHRSSHSGEKPHHCPVCGKAFGHGSLLAQHLRTHGGPRPHKCPVCAKGFGQGSALLKHLRTHTGERPYPCPQCGKAFGQSSALLQHQRTHTAERPYRCPHCGKAFGQSSNLQHHLRIHTGERPYACPHCSKAFGQSSALLQHLHVHSGERPYRCQLCGKAFGQASSLTKHKRVHEGAAAAAAAAAAAAAAAGLDLSPASMLRPGQVSLLGPEAVSVLGSGLGLSPGPSSGLGSDPGSVLGSLPNPSPRAVSGSESTPTPESVKSSDPKPGHSANPDLVAGPEQDPVPSPNPNPESHPEPCSPAHDTASPVLPTGESPEWVQEQGALLGPDG comes from the coding sequence ATGCGGCGCTCGGTCCTGGTCAGGAACCCAGGCCACAAGGGCCCGAGGCCCACTTATGAAGAGCTCGACTCCGACTCAGAGGACCTGGACCCCAACCCTGAAGAGCTGGACCCAGTTTGTGAAGACCCAGAGCCTGACCCAGAAGACCTCAACACTGTCTCTGAAGACGTGGACCCCAGCTATGAAGATCTGGAGCCTGTCTCTGAAGATCTGGACCCTGACGCTGACCCCGATGCGGAAGCTCCGAGCTCCATCTCAGCCACTCGAGACTCGGATCCCCAAGATCTCGACCCCATGTCTTCAAGTTTCGACCTCGATCCAGACGTCATCGGCCCTGTCCCCTTGGTTCTTGACCCTAACAACGAGCCCCTCAGCCCCACCGAATCCCCAGACCTGGACCCCCTCTCGTCCGGCCTCACTGCCACTCCCGAGGTCCTGACCCCCAGCCCCGCGGTGCTCCCGGCCCCTGCCAGCCCTCCCCGGCCCTTCTCCTGCCCCGACTGCGGGCGAGCCTTCCGCCGCAGCTCGGGGCTGAGCCAGCACCGCCGCACCCACAGCGGCGAGAAGCCCTACCGCTGCCCCGACTGCGGCAAGTCGTTCAGCCACGGCGCCACGCTGGCCCAGCACCGCGGCATCCACACGGGCGCGCGGCCCTACCAGTGCGCCGCCTGCGGCAAAGCGTTCGGCTGGCGCTCCACGCTGCTCAAGCACCGCAGCAGCCACAGCGGCGAGAAGCCGCACCACTGCCCGGTGTGCGGCAAGGCCTTCGGTCACGGCTCGCTGCTGGCGCAGCACCTGCGCACGCACGGCGGCCCGCGGCCCCACAAGTGCCCCGTGTGCGCCAAGGGCTTCGGGCAGGGCTCCGCGCTGCTGAAGCACCTGCGCACGCACACGGGCGAGCGGCCCTACCCGTGCCCGCAGTGCGGCAAGGCCTTCGGCCAGAGCTCGGCGCTGCTGCAGCACCAGCGCACGCACACGGCCGAGCGCCCGTACCGCTGTCCCCACTGCGGCAAGGCCTTCGGCCAGAGCTCCAACTTGCAGCACCACCTGCGCATCCACACGGGCGAGCGGCCGTACGCCTGCCCCCACTGCTCCAAGGCCTTCGGGCAGAGCTCGGCGCTGCTGCAGCACCTGCACGTGCATTCCGGGGAGCGCCCCTACCGCTGCCAGCTCTGCGGCAAGGCCTTTGGCCAAGCCTCCAGCCTCACCAAGCACAAGCGGGTGCACGAGGGCGCAGcggcagccgccgccgccgccgctgctgcagCTGCCGCCGCAGGCCTAGACCTCAGCCCTGCCTCGATGTTGAGGCCAGGGCAGgtctccctcctgggtcctgagGCCGTGTCCGTTCTCGGCTCTGGCCTGGGCCTCAGCCCTGGCCCCAGCTCTGGCCTTGGCTCTGACCCTGGCTCGGTGCTGGGCTCCCTCCCTAATCCCAGCCCCAGAGCTGTCTCCGGCTCTgaatccacccccacccctgagtCTGTTAAGTCTTCTGACCCTAAGCCTGGTCACAGCGCCAATCCTGACCTTGTGGCCGGCCCTGAGCAGGATCCAGTGCCCAGCCCCAACCCCAACCCCGAGTCTCACCCTGAGCCCTGCTCTCCCGCCCATGACACTGCCAGCCCAGTGCTCCCTACTGGCGAGAGTCCCGAGTGGGTGCAGGAGCAAGGGGCACTGCTGGGGCCGGATGGCTGA
- the ZNF358 gene encoding zinc finger protein 358 isoform X2, with protein sequence MERGAEPWSWVLETSSAGSPDFHPDPAPEAASTSTPGMRRSVLVRNPGHKGPRPTYEELDSDSEDLDPNPEELDPVCEDPEPDPEDLNTVSEDVDPSYEDLEPVSEDLDPDADPDAEAPSSISATRDSDPQDLDPMSSSFDLDPDVIGPVPLVLDPNNEPLSPTESPDLDPLSSGLTATPEVLTPSPAVLPAPASPPRPFSCPDCGRAFRRSSGLSQHRRTHSGEKPYRCPDCGKSFSHGATLAQHRGIHTGARPYQCAACGKAFGWRSTLLKHRSSHSGEKPHHCPVCGKAFGHGSLLAQHLRTHGGPRPHKCPVCAKGFGQGSALLKHLRTHTGERPYPCPQCGKAFGQSSALLQHQRTHTAERPYRCPHCGKAFGQSSNLQHHLRIHTGERPYACPHCSKAFGQSSALLQHLHVHSGERPYRCQLCGKAFGQASSLTKHKRVHEGAAAAAAAAAAAAAAAGLDLSPASMLRPGQVSLLGPEAVSVLGSGLGLSPGPSSGLGSDPGSVLGSLPNPSPRAVSGSESTPTPESVKSSDPKPGHSANPDLVAGPEQDPVPSPNPNPESHPEPCSPAHDTASPVLPTGESPEWVQEQGALLGPDG encoded by the exons atggagagaggggcagagcccTGGAGCTGGGTACTAGAGACCTCTAGTGCTGGGTCCCCTGACTTCCATCCAG ATCCTGCCCCAGAAGCAGCCAGCACCTCCACACCAGGGATGCGGCGCTCGGTCCTGGTCAGGAACCCAGGCCACAAGGGCCCGAGGCCCACTTATGAAGAGCTCGACTCCGACTCAGAGGACCTGGACCCCAACCCTGAAGAGCTGGACCCAGTTTGTGAAGACCCAGAGCCTGACCCAGAAGACCTCAACACTGTCTCTGAAGACGTGGACCCCAGCTATGAAGATCTGGAGCCTGTCTCTGAAGATCTGGACCCTGACGCTGACCCCGATGCGGAAGCTCCGAGCTCCATCTCAGCCACTCGAGACTCGGATCCCCAAGATCTCGACCCCATGTCTTCAAGTTTCGACCTCGATCCAGACGTCATCGGCCCTGTCCCCTTGGTTCTTGACCCTAACAACGAGCCCCTCAGCCCCACCGAATCCCCAGACCTGGACCCCCTCTCGTCCGGCCTCACTGCCACTCCCGAGGTCCTGACCCCCAGCCCCGCGGTGCTCCCGGCCCCTGCCAGCCCTCCCCGGCCCTTCTCCTGCCCCGACTGCGGGCGAGCCTTCCGCCGCAGCTCGGGGCTGAGCCAGCACCGCCGCACCCACAGCGGCGAGAAGCCCTACCGCTGCCCCGACTGCGGCAAGTCGTTCAGCCACGGCGCCACGCTGGCCCAGCACCGCGGCATCCACACGGGCGCGCGGCCCTACCAGTGCGCCGCCTGCGGCAAAGCGTTCGGCTGGCGCTCCACGCTGCTCAAGCACCGCAGCAGCCACAGCGGCGAGAAGCCGCACCACTGCCCGGTGTGCGGCAAGGCCTTCGGTCACGGCTCGCTGCTGGCGCAGCACCTGCGCACGCACGGCGGCCCGCGGCCCCACAAGTGCCCCGTGTGCGCCAAGGGCTTCGGGCAGGGCTCCGCGCTGCTGAAGCACCTGCGCACGCACACGGGCGAGCGGCCCTACCCGTGCCCGCAGTGCGGCAAGGCCTTCGGCCAGAGCTCGGCGCTGCTGCAGCACCAGCGCACGCACACGGCCGAGCGCCCGTACCGCTGTCCCCACTGCGGCAAGGCCTTCGGCCAGAGCTCCAACTTGCAGCACCACCTGCGCATCCACACGGGCGAGCGGCCGTACGCCTGCCCCCACTGCTCCAAGGCCTTCGGGCAGAGCTCGGCGCTGCTGCAGCACCTGCACGTGCATTCCGGGGAGCGCCCCTACCGCTGCCAGCTCTGCGGCAAGGCCTTTGGCCAAGCCTCCAGCCTCACCAAGCACAAGCGGGTGCACGAGGGCGCAGcggcagccgccgccgccgccgctgctgcagCTGCCGCCGCAGGCCTAGACCTCAGCCCTGCCTCGATGTTGAGGCCAGGGCAGgtctccctcctgggtcctgagGCCGTGTCCGTTCTCGGCTCTGGCCTGGGCCTCAGCCCTGGCCCCAGCTCTGGCCTTGGCTCTGACCCTGGCTCGGTGCTGGGCTCCCTCCCTAATCCCAGCCCCAGAGCTGTCTCCGGCTCTgaatccacccccacccctgagtCTGTTAAGTCTTCTGACCCTAAGCCTGGTCACAGCGCCAATCCTGACCTTGTGGCCGGCCCTGAGCAGGATCCAGTGCCCAGCCCCAACCCCAACCCCGAGTCTCACCCTGAGCCCTGCTCTCCCGCCCATGACACTGCCAGCCCAGTGCTCCCTACTGGCGAGAGTCCCGAGTGGGTGCAGGAGCAAGGGGCACTGCTGGGGCCGGATGGCTGA
- the ZNF358 gene encoding zinc finger protein 358 isoform X3: protein MLSEEHQGPAASCRGWCSLPLCGDLGLQDPSFAPEEEEPKMERGAEPWSWVLETSSAGSPDFHPDPAPEAASTSTPGMRRSVLVRNPGHKGPRPTYEELDSDSEDLDPNPEELDPVCEDPEPDPEDLNTVSEDVDPSYEDLEPVSEDLDPDADPDAEAPSSISATRDSDPQDLDPMSSSFDLDPDVIGPVPLVLDPNNEPLSPTESPDLDPLSSGLTATPEVLTPSPAVLPAPASPPRPFSCPDCGRAFRRSSGLSQHRRTHSGEKPYRCPDCGKSFSHGATLAQHRGIHTGARPYQCAACGKAFGWRSTLLKHRSSHSGEKPHHCPVCGKAFGHGSLLAQHLRTHGGPRPHKCPVCAKGFGQGSALLKHLRTHTGERPYPCPQCGKAFGQSSALLQHQRTHTAERPYRCPHCGKAFGQSSNLQHHLRIHTGERPYACPHCSKAFGQSSALLQHLHVHSGERPYRCQLCGKAFGQASSLTKHKRVHEGAAAAAAAAAAAAAAAGLDLSPASMLRPGQVSLLGPEAVSVLGSGLGLSPGPSSGLGSDPGSVLGSLPNPSPRAVSGSESTPTPESVKSSDPKPGHSANPDLVAGPEQDPVPSPNPNPESHPEPCSPAHDTASPVLPTGESPEWVQEQGALLGPDG, encoded by the exons ATGCTCAGTGAAGAACATCAGGGCCCAGCTGCCAGCTGCCGGGGCTGGTGTTCGCTCCCTCTTTGCGGGGATCTGGGTCTCCAG GACCCAAGCTTCGCaccagaggaggaggagcccaagatggagagaggggcagagcccTGGAGCTGGGTACTAGAGACCTCTAGTGCTGGGTCCCCTGACTTCCATCCAG ATCCTGCCCCAGAAGCAGCCAGCACCTCCACACCAGGGATGCGGCGCTCGGTCCTGGTCAGGAACCCAGGCCACAAGGGCCCGAGGCCCACTTATGAAGAGCTCGACTCCGACTCAGAGGACCTGGACCCCAACCCTGAAGAGCTGGACCCAGTTTGTGAAGACCCAGAGCCTGACCCAGAAGACCTCAACACTGTCTCTGAAGACGTGGACCCCAGCTATGAAGATCTGGAGCCTGTCTCTGAAGATCTGGACCCTGACGCTGACCCCGATGCGGAAGCTCCGAGCTCCATCTCAGCCACTCGAGACTCGGATCCCCAAGATCTCGACCCCATGTCTTCAAGTTTCGACCTCGATCCAGACGTCATCGGCCCTGTCCCCTTGGTTCTTGACCCTAACAACGAGCCCCTCAGCCCCACCGAATCCCCAGACCTGGACCCCCTCTCGTCCGGCCTCACTGCCACTCCCGAGGTCCTGACCCCCAGCCCCGCGGTGCTCCCGGCCCCTGCCAGCCCTCCCCGGCCCTTCTCCTGCCCCGACTGCGGGCGAGCCTTCCGCCGCAGCTCGGGGCTGAGCCAGCACCGCCGCACCCACAGCGGCGAGAAGCCCTACCGCTGCCCCGACTGCGGCAAGTCGTTCAGCCACGGCGCCACGCTGGCCCAGCACCGCGGCATCCACACGGGCGCGCGGCCCTACCAGTGCGCCGCCTGCGGCAAAGCGTTCGGCTGGCGCTCCACGCTGCTCAAGCACCGCAGCAGCCACAGCGGCGAGAAGCCGCACCACTGCCCGGTGTGCGGCAAGGCCTTCGGTCACGGCTCGCTGCTGGCGCAGCACCTGCGCACGCACGGCGGCCCGCGGCCCCACAAGTGCCCCGTGTGCGCCAAGGGCTTCGGGCAGGGCTCCGCGCTGCTGAAGCACCTGCGCACGCACACGGGCGAGCGGCCCTACCCGTGCCCGCAGTGCGGCAAGGCCTTCGGCCAGAGCTCGGCGCTGCTGCAGCACCAGCGCACGCACACGGCCGAGCGCCCGTACCGCTGTCCCCACTGCGGCAAGGCCTTCGGCCAGAGCTCCAACTTGCAGCACCACCTGCGCATCCACACGGGCGAGCGGCCGTACGCCTGCCCCCACTGCTCCAAGGCCTTCGGGCAGAGCTCGGCGCTGCTGCAGCACCTGCACGTGCATTCCGGGGAGCGCCCCTACCGCTGCCAGCTCTGCGGCAAGGCCTTTGGCCAAGCCTCCAGCCTCACCAAGCACAAGCGGGTGCACGAGGGCGCAGcggcagccgccgccgccgccgctgctgcagCTGCCGCCGCAGGCCTAGACCTCAGCCCTGCCTCGATGTTGAGGCCAGGGCAGgtctccctcctgggtcctgagGCCGTGTCCGTTCTCGGCTCTGGCCTGGGCCTCAGCCCTGGCCCCAGCTCTGGCCTTGGCTCTGACCCTGGCTCGGTGCTGGGCTCCCTCCCTAATCCCAGCCCCAGAGCTGTCTCCGGCTCTgaatccacccccacccctgagtCTGTTAAGTCTTCTGACCCTAAGCCTGGTCACAGCGCCAATCCTGACCTTGTGGCCGGCCCTGAGCAGGATCCAGTGCCCAGCCCCAACCCCAACCCCGAGTCTCACCCTGAGCCCTGCTCTCCCGCCCATGACACTGCCAGCCCAGTGCTCCCTACTGGCGAGAGTCCCGAGTGGGTGCAGGAGCAAGGGGCACTGCTGGGGCCGGATGGCTGA
- the ZNF358 gene encoding zinc finger protein 358 isoform X4 — MDAELSLDPSFAPEEEEPKMERGAEPWSWVLETSSAGSPDFHPDPAPEAASTSTPGMRRSVLVRNPGHKGPRPTYEELDSDSEDLDPNPEELDPVCEDPEPDPEDLNTVSEDVDPSYEDLEPVSEDLDPDADPDAEAPSSISATRDSDPQDLDPMSSSFDLDPDVIGPVPLVLDPNNEPLSPTESPDLDPLSSGLTATPEVLTPSPAVLPAPASPPRPFSCPDCGRAFRRSSGLSQHRRTHSGEKPYRCPDCGKSFSHGATLAQHRGIHTGARPYQCAACGKAFGWRSTLLKHRSSHSGEKPHHCPVCGKAFGHGSLLAQHLRTHGGPRPHKCPVCAKGFGQGSALLKHLRTHTGERPYPCPQCGKAFGQSSALLQHQRTHTAERPYRCPHCGKAFGQSSNLQHHLRIHTGERPYACPHCSKAFGQSSALLQHLHVHSGERPYRCQLCGKAFGQASSLTKHKRVHEGAAAAAAAAAAAAAAAGLDLSPASMLRPGQVSLLGPEAVSVLGSGLGLSPGPSSGLGSDPGSVLGSLPNPSPRAVSGSESTPTPESVKSSDPKPGHSANPDLVAGPEQDPVPSPNPNPESHPEPCSPAHDTASPVLPTGESPEWVQEQGALLGPDG, encoded by the exons ATGGACGCGGAGCTGTCATTG GACCCAAGCTTCGCaccagaggaggaggagcccaagatggagagaggggcagagcccTGGAGCTGGGTACTAGAGACCTCTAGTGCTGGGTCCCCTGACTTCCATCCAG ATCCTGCCCCAGAAGCAGCCAGCACCTCCACACCAGGGATGCGGCGCTCGGTCCTGGTCAGGAACCCAGGCCACAAGGGCCCGAGGCCCACTTATGAAGAGCTCGACTCCGACTCAGAGGACCTGGACCCCAACCCTGAAGAGCTGGACCCAGTTTGTGAAGACCCAGAGCCTGACCCAGAAGACCTCAACACTGTCTCTGAAGACGTGGACCCCAGCTATGAAGATCTGGAGCCTGTCTCTGAAGATCTGGACCCTGACGCTGACCCCGATGCGGAAGCTCCGAGCTCCATCTCAGCCACTCGAGACTCGGATCCCCAAGATCTCGACCCCATGTCTTCAAGTTTCGACCTCGATCCAGACGTCATCGGCCCTGTCCCCTTGGTTCTTGACCCTAACAACGAGCCCCTCAGCCCCACCGAATCCCCAGACCTGGACCCCCTCTCGTCCGGCCTCACTGCCACTCCCGAGGTCCTGACCCCCAGCCCCGCGGTGCTCCCGGCCCCTGCCAGCCCTCCCCGGCCCTTCTCCTGCCCCGACTGCGGGCGAGCCTTCCGCCGCAGCTCGGGGCTGAGCCAGCACCGCCGCACCCACAGCGGCGAGAAGCCCTACCGCTGCCCCGACTGCGGCAAGTCGTTCAGCCACGGCGCCACGCTGGCCCAGCACCGCGGCATCCACACGGGCGCGCGGCCCTACCAGTGCGCCGCCTGCGGCAAAGCGTTCGGCTGGCGCTCCACGCTGCTCAAGCACCGCAGCAGCCACAGCGGCGAGAAGCCGCACCACTGCCCGGTGTGCGGCAAGGCCTTCGGTCACGGCTCGCTGCTGGCGCAGCACCTGCGCACGCACGGCGGCCCGCGGCCCCACAAGTGCCCCGTGTGCGCCAAGGGCTTCGGGCAGGGCTCCGCGCTGCTGAAGCACCTGCGCACGCACACGGGCGAGCGGCCCTACCCGTGCCCGCAGTGCGGCAAGGCCTTCGGCCAGAGCTCGGCGCTGCTGCAGCACCAGCGCACGCACACGGCCGAGCGCCCGTACCGCTGTCCCCACTGCGGCAAGGCCTTCGGCCAGAGCTCCAACTTGCAGCACCACCTGCGCATCCACACGGGCGAGCGGCCGTACGCCTGCCCCCACTGCTCCAAGGCCTTCGGGCAGAGCTCGGCGCTGCTGCAGCACCTGCACGTGCATTCCGGGGAGCGCCCCTACCGCTGCCAGCTCTGCGGCAAGGCCTTTGGCCAAGCCTCCAGCCTCACCAAGCACAAGCGGGTGCACGAGGGCGCAGcggcagccgccgccgccgccgctgctgcagCTGCCGCCGCAGGCCTAGACCTCAGCCCTGCCTCGATGTTGAGGCCAGGGCAGgtctccctcctgggtcctgagGCCGTGTCCGTTCTCGGCTCTGGCCTGGGCCTCAGCCCTGGCCCCAGCTCTGGCCTTGGCTCTGACCCTGGCTCGGTGCTGGGCTCCCTCCCTAATCCCAGCCCCAGAGCTGTCTCCGGCTCTgaatccacccccacccctgagtCTGTTAAGTCTTCTGACCCTAAGCCTGGTCACAGCGCCAATCCTGACCTTGTGGCCGGCCCTGAGCAGGATCCAGTGCCCAGCCCCAACCCCAACCCCGAGTCTCACCCTGAGCCCTGCTCTCCCGCCCATGACACTGCCAGCCCAGTGCTCCCTACTGGCGAGAGTCCCGAGTGGGTGCAGGAGCAAGGGGCACTGCTGGGGCCGGATGGCTGA
- the ZNF358 gene encoding zinc finger protein 358 isoform X1, translating into MPPLEVAPCPAMAAVAPLPCPLSRRAFLKASHFALGPDPRLHAGAMQSTSHRDFPAHPGVTGAPRCQQPPRGSLLPRDARSRGAELRSETHCAFAPPPPCTRPETRERTPALQGSGLRVHESARVRTGASTMRADFGWPEAPARAREQIHGARLIFDRDSVAPGDPAKLRIPPTTHQDFYALRAPCPQPRAPCCHLGGLNPLRWDHRRQDNGTSYQRHFQALPSPPALMCKRASSSVELGDFKIGYGPMCSEQKQAYRPQGLPPDRYDKAQATAHIYHVNICPGDGLFRDRTTKAEHFYAREREHFVLHHDQTPASHILEGNWCPGPGSLTTSMHSFHGQDPSFAPEEEEPKMERGAEPWSWVLETSSAGSPDFHPDPAPEAASTSTPGMRRSVLVRNPGHKGPRPTYEELDSDSEDLDPNPEELDPVCEDPEPDPEDLNTVSEDVDPSYEDLEPVSEDLDPDADPDAEAPSSISATRDSDPQDLDPMSSSFDLDPDVIGPVPLVLDPNNEPLSPTESPDLDPLSSGLTATPEVLTPSPAVLPAPASPPRPFSCPDCGRAFRRSSGLSQHRRTHSGEKPYRCPDCGKSFSHGATLAQHRGIHTGARPYQCAACGKAFGWRSTLLKHRSSHSGEKPHHCPVCGKAFGHGSLLAQHLRTHGGPRPHKCPVCAKGFGQGSALLKHLRTHTGERPYPCPQCGKAFGQSSALLQHQRTHTAERPYRCPHCGKAFGQSSNLQHHLRIHTGERPYACPHCSKAFGQSSALLQHLHVHSGERPYRCQLCGKAFGQASSLTKHKRVHEGAAAAAAAAAAAAAAAGLDLSPASMLRPGQVSLLGPEAVSVLGSGLGLSPGPSSGLGSDPGSVLGSLPNPSPRAVSGSESTPTPESVKSSDPKPGHSANPDLVAGPEQDPVPSPNPNPESHPEPCSPAHDTASPVLPTGESPEWVQEQGALLGPDG; encoded by the exons ATGCCACCCCTTGAG GTGGCGCCCTGTCCCGCGATGGCCGCGGTCGCCCCGCTGCCCTGCCCGCTGTCCCGGCGGGCCTTCCTCAAGGCCTCGCACTTTGCACTGGGGCCCGACCCGCGGCTGCACGCGGGCGCCATGCAATCCACGTCGCATCGGGACTTCCCGGCCCACCCGGGCGTCACCGGCGCGCCGCGGTGCCAGCAGCCGCCGCGAGGGTCCCTCTTGCCCCGGGACGCGCGCTCGCGGGGCGCCGAGCTCCGGTCCGAGACGCACTGCGCGTTCGCGCCCCCGCCGCCGTGCACGCGCCCCGAGACGCGGGAGCGCACCCCCGCCCTGCAGGGCAGCGGCCTGCGCGTGCACGAGTCCGCGCGCGTCCGCACCGGCGCCTCCACCATGCGCGCCGACTTCGGGTGGCCCGAGGCGCCGGCGCGCGCCCGCGAGCAGATCCACGGCGCGCGTCTCATCTTCGACCGCGACTCGGTGGCGCCCGGCGACCCGGCCAAGCTGCGCATCCCGCCCACCACCCACCAGGACTTCTACGCGCTCCGCGCCCCGTGCCCGCAGCCCCGCGCGCCCTGCTGCCACCTCG GGGGCCTGAACCccctcaggtgggaccacaggaGACAGGACAATGGGACCTCCTACCAGAGACACTTCCAGGCTCTGCCGAGCCCACCTGCCTTGATGTGTAAGAGG GCCTCTTCCAGCGTGGAACTGGGAGACTTCAAGATTGGCTATGGGCCCATGTGTTCAGAGCAGAAACAAGCCTACAGGCCTCAGGGTCTGCCCCCAGACAG GTATGACAAGGCTCAGGCCACAGCCCACATCTACCATGTGAATATTTGTCCTGGAGATGGCCTGTTCCGTGACAGGACCACCAAGGCTGAACACTTCTATGCCCGAGAGCGAG AGCATTTTGTTCTTCACCATGACCAGACTCCAGCATCGCACATCCTGGAAGGAAACTGGTGCCCTGGCCCGGGCAGCCTCACCACCTCCATGCACTCCTTCCATGGCCAG GACCCAAGCTTCGCaccagaggaggaggagcccaagatggagagaggggcagagcccTGGAGCTGGGTACTAGAGACCTCTAGTGCTGGGTCCCCTGACTTCCATCCAG ATCCTGCCCCAGAAGCAGCCAGCACCTCCACACCAGGGATGCGGCGCTCGGTCCTGGTCAGGAACCCAGGCCACAAGGGCCCGAGGCCCACTTATGAAGAGCTCGACTCCGACTCAGAGGACCTGGACCCCAACCCTGAAGAGCTGGACCCAGTTTGTGAAGACCCAGAGCCTGACCCAGAAGACCTCAACACTGTCTCTGAAGACGTGGACCCCAGCTATGAAGATCTGGAGCCTGTCTCTGAAGATCTGGACCCTGACGCTGACCCCGATGCGGAAGCTCCGAGCTCCATCTCAGCCACTCGAGACTCGGATCCCCAAGATCTCGACCCCATGTCTTCAAGTTTCGACCTCGATCCAGACGTCATCGGCCCTGTCCCCTTGGTTCTTGACCCTAACAACGAGCCCCTCAGCCCCACCGAATCCCCAGACCTGGACCCCCTCTCGTCCGGCCTCACTGCCACTCCCGAGGTCCTGACCCCCAGCCCCGCGGTGCTCCCGGCCCCTGCCAGCCCTCCCCGGCCCTTCTCCTGCCCCGACTGCGGGCGAGCCTTCCGCCGCAGCTCGGGGCTGAGCCAGCACCGCCGCACCCACAGCGGCGAGAAGCCCTACCGCTGCCCCGACTGCGGCAAGTCGTTCAGCCACGGCGCCACGCTGGCCCAGCACCGCGGCATCCACACGGGCGCGCGGCCCTACCAGTGCGCCGCCTGCGGCAAAGCGTTCGGCTGGCGCTCCACGCTGCTCAAGCACCGCAGCAGCCACAGCGGCGAGAAGCCGCACCACTGCCCGGTGTGCGGCAAGGCCTTCGGTCACGGCTCGCTGCTGGCGCAGCACCTGCGCACGCACGGCGGCCCGCGGCCCCACAAGTGCCCCGTGTGCGCCAAGGGCTTCGGGCAGGGCTCCGCGCTGCTGAAGCACCTGCGCACGCACACGGGCGAGCGGCCCTACCCGTGCCCGCAGTGCGGCAAGGCCTTCGGCCAGAGCTCGGCGCTGCTGCAGCACCAGCGCACGCACACGGCCGAGCGCCCGTACCGCTGTCCCCACTGCGGCAAGGCCTTCGGCCAGAGCTCCAACTTGCAGCACCACCTGCGCATCCACACGGGCGAGCGGCCGTACGCCTGCCCCCACTGCTCCAAGGCCTTCGGGCAGAGCTCGGCGCTGCTGCAGCACCTGCACGTGCATTCCGGGGAGCGCCCCTACCGCTGCCAGCTCTGCGGCAAGGCCTTTGGCCAAGCCTCCAGCCTCACCAAGCACAAGCGGGTGCACGAGGGCGCAGcggcagccgccgccgccgccgctgctgcagCTGCCGCCGCAGGCCTAGACCTCAGCCCTGCCTCGATGTTGAGGCCAGGGCAGgtctccctcctgggtcctgagGCCGTGTCCGTTCTCGGCTCTGGCCTGGGCCTCAGCCCTGGCCCCAGCTCTGGCCTTGGCTCTGACCCTGGCTCGGTGCTGGGCTCCCTCCCTAATCCCAGCCCCAGAGCTGTCTCCGGCTCTgaatccacccccacccctgagtCTGTTAAGTCTTCTGACCCTAAGCCTGGTCACAGCGCCAATCCTGACCTTGTGGCCGGCCCTGAGCAGGATCCAGTGCCCAGCCCCAACCCCAACCCCGAGTCTCACCCTGAGCCCTGCTCTCCCGCCCATGACACTGCCAGCCCAGTGCTCCCTACTGGCGAGAGTCCCGAGTGGGTGCAGGAGCAAGGGGCACTGCTGGGGCCGGATGGCTGA